The proteins below are encoded in one region of Miscanthus floridulus cultivar M001 unplaced genomic scaffold, ASM1932011v1 fs_344_1_2, whole genome shotgun sequence:
- the LOC136531429 gene encoding uncharacterized protein, producing the protein MSPCGLNGVCDTNNMPVCSCLHGFTPKTPAAWALRDGRDGCVRSTPLYCRNGTDGFITVRHAKVPDTERERGGREPHAGAVPPGVPPPRRRKRDDRTRGGRRGLRDDGGCSCDLLLLVLVLRHDDDMHLGLGEAVRRRGRERAVSLCATRRARPYARPGVEVAALEELVDEDAVAVGGAVAQQAREVRVAHAAQHLQLAAELAVAGACVAVAGEALHGHRCAVEDVSSYCHGHRCAVGDVSSYCHGRFMATAAPSGM; encoded by the coding sequence ATGTCTCCCTGCGGCCTCAACGGCGTGTGCGACACCAACAACATGCCCGTCTGCTCCTGCCTCCACGGGTTCACCCCGAAGACCCCCGCCGCGTGGGCGCTGCGGGACGGCCGCGACGGGTGCGTGCGGTCCACGCCGCTGTACTGCCGCAACGGCACCGACGGCTTCATCACGGTGCGCCACGCCAAGGTGCCCGACACGGAGCGGGAGCGCGGTGGACGGGAGCCTCACGCTGGAGCAGTGCCGCCAGGCGTGCCTCCTCCCCGACGTCGAAAGCGTGACGACCGCACCCGCGGTGGACGACGCGGCCTCAGGGACGACGGCGGCTGCAGCTGCGACCTGCTGCTGCTGGTCCTGGTCCTACGCCACGACGACGACATGCACCTCGGCCTCGGAGAAGCAGTGCGACGACGTGGACGCGAGCGGGCCGTGTCCCTGTGCGCCACCAGACGCGCCCGCCCCTACGCCCGACCAGGCGTCGAGGTTGCCGCGCTCGAGGAGCTCGTAGACGAGGATGCGGTCGCGGTCGGCGGCGCAGTAGCCCAGCAGGCGCGTGAGGTTCGGGTGGCTCACGCTGCCCAGCACCTCCAGCTCGCCGCGGAACTCGCAGTTGCAGGCGCCtgcgtcgccgtcgccggagaggCGCTTCACGGCCACCGCTGCGCCGTCGAGGATGTAAGCAGCTACTGCCACGGGCACCGCTGCGCCGTCGGGGATGTAAGCAGCTACTGCCACGGGCGCTTCATGGCCACCGCTGCGCCGTCGGGGATGTAA